A part of Candidatus Binataceae bacterium genomic DNA contains:
- the lpxA gene encoding acyl-ACP--UDP-N-acetylglucosamine O-acyltransferase: MAGRIHPSAVIDRRAELDSSVEVGPGVVVGPEVRIGAATRIGPYAVIEGRTTIGERNRIFQFASIGAAPQDLKYQDEPSRLEIGNDNRVREFTTIHRGTEGGGMLTRIGNHVLVMNYVHVAHDCLIGDHSILANSTEVAGHCVLDEWVVSAGMCGIHQFSRIGAHAMLAAGSKVAQDVPPYAMVAGDRARLVGINTVGLERRGFSPEAIAALRASFRTIFYSKLLREDALKQVMDESGALPEVRRLVDFIRASERGVVGRDRE, translated from the coding sequence ATAGCCGGGCGCATCCATCCAAGCGCCGTCATTGACCGGCGCGCCGAACTCGACTCCAGCGTGGAGGTCGGCCCGGGAGTGGTCGTCGGTCCCGAGGTGCGGATCGGCGCCGCGACCAGGATCGGGCCTTACGCGGTGATCGAGGGCCGCACCACGATCGGCGAGCGCAACCGGATCTTCCAGTTCGCCTCGATTGGCGCCGCGCCGCAGGATCTTAAGTATCAGGACGAACCTTCGCGGCTGGAAATCGGCAACGACAACCGCGTCCGCGAGTTCACCACCATCCATCGCGGCACCGAAGGCGGCGGGATGCTCACGCGCATCGGCAACCACGTGCTGGTGATGAACTACGTCCACGTCGCGCACGATTGTCTGATCGGCGACCACTCGATCCTGGCCAACTCGACCGAGGTCGCCGGCCATTGCGTGCTCGACGAATGGGTCGTCAGCGCCGGGATGTGCGGGATCCATCAGTTCAGCCGGATCGGCGCGCACGCGATGCTCGCGGCCGGCTCCAAGGTAGCGCAGGACGTGCCGCCCTATGCGATGGTGGCGGGCGACCGCGCGCGCCTGGTCGGGATTAACACCGTCGGCCTCGAGCGCCGCGGCTTCAGCCCCGAGGCAATCGCGGCGCTCCGCGCATCCTTCCGCACGATCTTCTACTCCAAGCTGCTGCGCGAGGATGCGCTCAAGCAGGTGATGGACGAAAGCGGGGCCTTGCCAGAGGTGCGCCGGCTGGTCGATTTCATCCGCGCCTCGGAGCGCGGCGTGGTGGGCCGCGACCGTGAGTAA